ATAGGGCGCCATGGGTCCACCCATGTTTGCTCCCAGTAGGAGGCCGGGCGCCCCCCCTGAACTGCTGGACACCGGCGAGGAGATCATCGCCATCGTCACGCCCGTGTCCATTTGCATGCTCATCGTGGTGTTTTTGGTCCTGATGCTCAGAGTGGACAACCCGAACACGATGCAGATGCAGGGAGGCATAGCCATGGCCGCGTATCAGGAGGAGGTGCGACGATGCAACGAAGATGCCCCCCCCCCCACGTGCACCAAGTTGGGCACCCCTCCTTACCTAAAAAACTGACGTCCTcccccgtcctcgcgcaGGAGTCTGACTCGAACAGCGACAAGCTGGCGGGCGCCATTGAGAATTCCCTCGTGTTCGTCGCCttcatcaccgccgccactTTCCTGATATTCTTCCTGTTCAAGTACAACTACACGAGGTGCCTGTGGGCGTACATGGGATTCAGCGGCTTGCTGATATTCGGCGTGCTCGGGGCTGCCATCGGTTACGAGCTCATCCAGACGCTCATGATACCCCTGGACATCCTCACGTACTCCCTCTGCGTGTACAACGTCAGCATCGTCGGTGTGCTCGCGGTGTTCTTCTGGCCCTCCCCGCTCGCGATGCGTCAGGGGTACctcatcgccatcgcggccatCGTCGCGTTTTATTTCACCAGGATCCCCGAGTGGACCACGTGGACTCTGTTGATCGCGATGGCCGTTTACGACCTGTACGCGGTGCTCACGCCGGGCGGGCCCCTGCGCGTgatcgtcgagctcgcggaggaacgGAACGAGGAGATCCCCGCGCTGGTGTACGAGGCGAGGCCGATACGGAGGCCGGTGCGGGTGAacaggggcggcgcgggtggcggcgggggcggggtgaTTGAGGCTttgatgtcgtcgtcgacgacgtctctCGGATcccggggcgcgggcgaggggggcggggtgttcctcggcgaggcgaggtTCCGGGGCAGGgggggaagcggcggcgggggcgggctcggcgtgACGAGCGAGATCCAGGAGGTTGGCGatgccggggacggggacggggaagGCGACGGGGGGGACGATTCCGAGTCGGCTCCGCTGGTTTCCCGCGGGtacggcgcgtcgggggatCTGCTCGGGAGTAACGCTCTGATTGATCCGGAGAGTAACGCTCCGGAGTACGTGGACCCGGTGCTGGGCGGGAAGCTGTTCGCGCTCCCGGACTCCATCaagctcgggctcggggacTTCATCTTCTACTCGGTGCTcgtggcgagggcggcgttgTACGACACATTCGTCGCCACGTCGTGTTTCCTCGCCGTGCTCCAGGGTTTAGTGGGCACGCTGTTCCTGCTGGGAGTGTACGAGCGGGCGCTGCCGGCGCTGCCGATATCGATCGCGTTCGGTGTCTTGGCGTACTTCGGGTCGAGgtacgcgctcgagccggtCGCCATGGAGTTCGCCAGCCAACTCGTCTTCCCGATGTGATGAGTAGCAATCGTTTTTAGCAGTCCAGAAAAAATCCTTCACGCGGCCTGTTATGACTCAGCAACGCAAATTGTGCGTCGGTCGGCACGAGGGACCCCTCGGCCGTCGCGATGAGTTACCCGCTCCACCACCTGGAGGACACCCCGAACTGGGAGGTTGGCCTTCGGGTGCACGAGGCCGAGAACCGGTGGCTCATCCGGGAGTTCGACGCCGTGCTGCGCGCGTACGGCCACTACGCCAGGTCGCTCTCCCCGACGGGACCcttcgcggggggcgcgttcggcggggacggcgccggggtggtcgacggcatcggcggcatGCTCGGCGGGGTGCTCGCGGGTATGGAGAGCCTGgccaccggcgtcgccgccgaggactcCGAGGACTccgacgagccgcgcgcgccgcgcgggttcaACCAGCCCTCCGAGGCTGCGTTCGCagccgcgctggagcgcgTGGGCacggtcgccgcctccgaggacgacgagatggCCGCGCCCAtggccgcggccgtcggAGCGCCGTTACTGGGCCCCATAgccgacgccctgcgcgcggtgggcacCTGCCGCGAGTCCCTCGGCAGGCGGGTACGGGACGTTTCCCTCAACCCCCTGCGCCAGTTCATCGACGAGGATCTCCGAGAGGTGTCCCAACTCCGCGACCACTACGACCACAAGAAGGCGGcgtgcgagcgcgcgagggagcacTACCTCTCGCGAACCACCGAGTTGGCGCGGGGTAAGGCCCAAgacgagctcaccgccgccaaggagaacctggaggcggcgagggcgcggctggcgctcgcggcgtgtaACGTGGAGGGCCGGCGGCGGTACGTGCTCCTGGAgtcggcgcgggagacgatGCAGGCGCTTCACAGGTtcttcgcggacgccgcaCTGGTGACGGCGTCGCTGGAGGGTAACCTTCGGGAGATCGAGGAGTACGccatggcgtcgagggcgcagGCGGAGATGCGAATGCTGCAGGCGAGCCGGAGGATGGAGGCGACGTTCGGCGTCA
This DNA window, taken from Micromonas commoda chromosome 2, complete sequence, encodes the following:
- a CDS encoding presenilin ER Ca2+ leak channel family (Presenilin calcium ion leak channel) translates to MGPPMFAPSRRPGAPPELLDTGEEIIAIVTPVSICMLIVVFLVLMLRVDNPNTMQMQGGIAMAAYQEEESDSNSDKLAGAIENSLVFVAFITAATFLIFFLFKYNYTRCLWAYMGFSGLLIFGVLGAAIGYELIQTLMIPLDILTYSLCVYNVSIVGVLAVFFWPSPLAMRQGYLIAIAAIVAFYFTRIPEWTTWTLLIAMAVYDLYAVLTPGGPLRVIVELAEERNEEIPALVYEARPIRRPVRVNRGGAGGGGDDSESAPLVSRGYGASGDLLGSNALIDPESNAPEYVDPVLGGKLFALPDSIKLGLGDFIFYSVLVARAALYDTFVATSCFLAVLQGLVGTLFLLGVYERALPALPISIAFGVLAYFGSRYALEPVAMEFASQLVFPM